From the Candidatus Methylomirabilis lanthanidiphila genome, one window contains:
- a CDS encoding Nucleotidyltransferase domain protein produces MSLGEIIQTCRTILERHYGVRFKGLILYGSVARDQAGPGSDIDLLVLLSPPFNYFEELRQIIELLYPVQLESERLISAKPVLVEEFERGTLQLYRTAKREGVFV; encoded by the coding sequence ATGAGTCTTGGCGAGATTATCCAAACGTGTCGAACGATTCTTGAACGTCATTACGGCGTTCGATTCAAGGGCCTCATTTTATACGGGTCGGTAGCGCGCGATCAAGCCGGTCCCGGCAGCGATATTGATCTGCTCGTGCTGTTGAGTCCGCCCTTCAACTACTTCGAAGAGCTCCGTCAGATCATCGAACTGCTCTATCCGGTTCAATTGGAATCCGAACGATTGATCTCGGCGAAGCCGGTTCTTGTGGAGGAGTTTGAGCGCGGGACCCTCCAACTCTACCGCACTGCGAAACGTGAAGGGGTCTTTGTGTGA